In the genome of Hyphomonas sp. Mor2, one region contains:
- a CDS encoding peptidylprolyl isomerase, with protein sequence MLTPLRNMLRSPAAGGIFVIVIIAMAAWGVTDIFAGGSGRSFVSAGDRAISDQVFDSTLERVLRTQTDERGRSLTKEEAMDRGLVDRLYQDLSRETLLSAYADKQGIAATTGAIADRIRTDPLFQDTTGVFDPFRYTQLLDANGYREADYEADLESEMTLGRLQRVPIEGLKVPTALARLQAAYSGELRSASWFVLEDSELPEIGEPTEEDLQALYESRKEFLREPERRGISLIHLTADDFISESEVTENDVLAFYDAYKAERYTGPDSRTFTEFAFPNESVARAALGRIAGGAAPESIETAVSTQERTGRRELIANTRLADQVFSLGAQSGSIHGPQPVGDSYLVIRLESITPGEATPLEDVREEIETELARDLAIGLFYNALPRFDDLLGTGADLETIAAGIGTPVLSFSPVDTNGTTKDGRRYLPLVTAPGLLQMVYAQAEGRNTERFGEDESTWLARVDTIVPERLPPFEEVRETLIDAWKQQQQAEQLQSVAAEVEAAIASGESSLEQEAAKYASQVESLPQPVTRNSANQPNLRPLISGMFGANKEGDTFSLPGLQNQMIILQVTSIDRPSEETLDLLAQTSALEIQNGVAEDLFAAYVLGIAADIELDTNGAAFEAYKRGLVTQQ encoded by the coding sequence ATGCTGACTCCGTTGCGTAATATGCTCCGCTCTCCAGCGGCCGGCGGAATTTTTGTTATCGTTATTATCGCGATGGCGGCCTGGGGCGTGACCGACATCTTCGCGGGTGGATCCGGTCGAAGCTTCGTCAGCGCCGGGGATCGCGCAATTTCAGACCAAGTGTTCGATTCGACCCTGGAACGCGTCTTGAGAACGCAGACCGACGAGCGGGGCCGCTCGCTGACCAAGGAAGAAGCGATGGATCGCGGCCTGGTCGATCGTCTATATCAGGACCTGTCTCGCGAAACGCTGCTATCCGCCTATGCCGACAAACAAGGCATTGCGGCCACAACCGGCGCCATCGCTGACCGAATCCGAACCGATCCCCTGTTTCAGGACACGACCGGAGTCTTCGATCCTTTCCGATATACCCAGTTGCTCGACGCCAATGGCTATCGCGAGGCGGATTACGAAGCCGACCTCGAGTCGGAGATGACTTTGGGGCGCCTGCAACGCGTGCCGATTGAAGGCTTGAAAGTACCCACCGCGCTCGCGCGCCTGCAGGCCGCGTATTCTGGTGAGCTGCGCAGCGCCTCATGGTTCGTTCTCGAGGATTCCGAACTGCCTGAGATCGGGGAACCGACGGAAGAAGATCTGCAGGCACTTTACGAGTCTCGGAAAGAGTTTCTGCGGGAACCGGAGCGCCGCGGTATCAGTCTGATCCATCTCACGGCAGACGACTTCATTTCCGAAAGCGAAGTGACCGAGAATGACGTGCTCGCATTCTACGACGCCTACAAGGCTGAACGCTATACCGGGCCGGACTCGCGGACCTTCACGGAATTCGCTTTTCCAAACGAATCCGTCGCCCGCGCAGCGCTCGGCCGGATCGCCGGGGGCGCCGCGCCTGAGTCGATTGAAACGGCCGTTTCAACTCAAGAACGCACGGGTCGGCGAGAACTCATCGCCAATACGCGCCTTGCCGATCAGGTTTTCTCTCTCGGCGCGCAGAGTGGTTCTATTCACGGTCCGCAACCCGTTGGCGACAGCTATCTCGTGATCCGTCTGGAATCGATCACCCCTGGCGAGGCGACGCCCCTCGAAGATGTCCGCGAAGAAATTGAGACCGAACTGGCGCGCGATCTGGCCATCGGCCTTTTCTATAATGCGCTGCCCCGCTTTGACGATTTGCTCGGAACGGGCGCGGACTTGGAGACCATTGCCGCCGGGATCGGGACGCCAGTCCTTTCTTTTTCTCCGGTGGACACGAACGGCACCACCAAGGATGGCCGTCGATACTTGCCATTGGTGACCGCCCCTGGCCTCTTGCAAATGGTCTATGCACAGGCGGAAGGTCGAAACACCGAGCGTTTTGGCGAGGATGAAAGCACCTGGCTTGCGCGGGTAGATACGATTGTGCCAGAGCGCCTGCCTCCCTTTGAGGAGGTACGCGAAACACTGATCGACGCCTGGAAGCAGCAGCAGCAAGCGGAACAGCTGCAATCCGTGGCAGCAGAAGTCGAAGCGGCAATCGCCAGCGGCGAAAGCAGCCTGGAGCAGGAAGCCGCCAAGTATGCGTCCCAGGTCGAAAGCCTGCCGCAGCCAGTGACACGTAACTCCGCCAATCAACCCAATCTGCGTCCTCTGATCAGCGGCATGTTCGGCGCCAATAAGGAAGGCGATACGTTCTCTCTTCCCGGTTTGCAGAACCAGATGATCATTTTGCAGGTCACAAGCATAGACCGCCCGAGCGAAGAGACCCTGGATCTTCTCGCCCAGACGAGTGCGCTGGAAATCCAGAACGGCGTCGCGGAGGATCTGTTCGCGGCCTATGTGCTTGGAATTGCGGCCGACATCGAGCTCGACACCAATGGCGCGGCGTTCGAGGCCTACAAACGCGGACTTGTGACGCAGCAATGA
- the trpE gene encoding anthranilate synthase component I yields the protein MTRDRLLVRRRPGDLETPVSAMLKLGADAPGSFLFESIHGGERLGRYSFIGLHPQRWMRVLDGVGEESAERDFADAKTLDVAPLDALRSFADQARADADMDEELPPMASGAFGYIGYDFIQHVEPVQITNPDTLSVPEALLVIPGVVLIFDHLYQELILVGRYAPGDEDRANILLDKVENALESPPPLSPRDGQSEDLDFSSNTTKDQYFDMVETARDYIKAGDIFQVVPSQRFSAEYKRKSISLYRALRRLNPSAFMFHMNLGDVRLIGSSPEILVRVRDGRVAIRPIAGTRPRSGDPAIDAERKADLLADQKEIAEHLMLLDLGRNDVGRVAAYGSVEVTESFIVERYSHVMHIVSHVEGDLREGLSAVDALIAGLPAGTVSGAPKIRAMQIIDELEQNARGIYGGAIGYFGWNGDLDTCIALRTAVLKDGQLHIQAGGGVVLDSVPQYEFDETVHKANALKKAAALAASYEFDQ from the coding sequence ATGACCCGCGATCGCTTATTGGTCCGGCGACGCCCGGGCGATCTGGAAACCCCGGTTTCAGCAATGCTGAAGCTCGGCGCCGACGCGCCGGGTAGTTTTCTGTTTGAATCCATTCATGGCGGCGAGCGGCTCGGACGCTACTCGTTTATCGGGCTGCATCCGCAACGCTGGATGCGCGTGCTGGATGGCGTAGGTGAAGAGAGCGCCGAACGTGACTTCGCCGATGCGAAGACGCTTGACGTGGCGCCCCTCGACGCGCTTCGGTCATTCGCCGACCAGGCGCGGGCTGATGCCGACATGGACGAAGAGCTGCCGCCCATGGCCAGCGGCGCATTCGGCTATATCGGCTATGATTTCATCCAGCATGTAGAGCCCGTACAGATCACCAATCCGGACACATTAAGCGTCCCGGAAGCCTTGCTGGTCATTCCCGGCGTCGTACTGATCTTCGATCATCTCTACCAGGAGCTGATCCTGGTTGGTCGTTATGCGCCGGGCGATGAAGATCGCGCCAATATTCTGCTGGACAAGGTTGAGAACGCGCTCGAAAGCCCGCCGCCCCTCTCGCCTCGAGATGGTCAGAGCGAAGACCTGGATTTCTCGTCCAACACGACCAAGGACCAGTATTTCGACATGGTTGAAACGGCGCGCGATTATATCAAGGCCGGGGACATCTTTCAGGTGGTTCCAAGCCAGCGCTTCAGCGCTGAATACAAGCGCAAATCAATCAGCCTGTATCGCGCACTACGGCGTTTGAATCCGTCAGCCTTCATGTTCCACATGAACCTGGGCGATGTCCGTCTGATCGGCTCGAGTCCGGAAATCCTCGTGCGTGTCCGGGATGGCCGCGTTGCCATTCGTCCAATTGCCGGCACCCGCCCACGCTCCGGCGATCCGGCGATTGATGCCGAGCGTAAGGCTGACTTGCTCGCGGATCAGAAGGAAATTGCCGAACACCTGATGCTGCTCGATCTGGGACGCAACGATGTCGGCCGCGTGGCCGCCTATGGCAGTGTTGAGGTGACGGAAAGCTTCATTGTCGAGCGCTACAGCCATGTCATGCACATCGTCTCGCATGTCGAAGGCGATCTGCGCGAAGGGCTGTCTGCCGTCGATGCTCTGATCGCCGGGCTGCCGGCTGGCACCGTTTCTGGCGCGCCCAAGATCCGGGCCATGCAGATCATTGATGAGCTGGAACAGAACGCGCGCGGCATTTATGGCGGCGCCATCGGATACTTTGGCTGGAACGGCGATCTCGATACCTGTATCGCGTTGCGCACAGCGGTTTTGAAGGACGGTCAACTGCACATTCAGGCCGGCGGCGGTGTGGTGCTGGATTCGGTTCCACAATATGAATTTGATGAAACCGTTCACAAAGCCAACGCCCTCAAGAAAGCTGCGGCCCTGGCTGCAAGTTACGAGTTCGACCAATGA
- a CDS encoding aminodeoxychorismate/anthranilate synthase component II, whose product MSRAKQILVVDNYDSFTWNLVHYLEEIGARTQVVRNDELSSEDALALKPDGIVLSPGPCTPNEAGICVELVQKAPANLPILGVCLGHQSIGAAEGGAIITAQEIRHGKISQIRHENGPLFQDLPETYDVVRYHSLSIQPDDLPETLIADAFTADGEIMAVRHTSRPVFGVQFHPESILTEHGHALLKNWLDIQA is encoded by the coding sequence ATGAGCCGCGCGAAACAGATCCTTGTCGTTGATAATTATGACAGTTTCACCTGGAACCTCGTCCACTACCTGGAAGAAATTGGCGCGCGTACACAGGTTGTGCGCAATGATGAGCTCTCATCCGAAGACGCGCTGGCTCTGAAACCCGACGGCATCGTCCTGTCGCCCGGCCCGTGCACACCGAACGAAGCCGGCATTTGCGTCGAGCTGGTCCAAAAGGCCCCTGCCAATCTGCCGATCCTGGGCGTCTGCCTTGGCCATCAGAGCATCGGAGCCGCAGAAGGTGGCGCCATCATTACCGCGCAGGAAATCCGCCACGGCAAGATCAGCCAGATCCGTCATGAAAACGGACCACTGTTTCAGGATCTGCCGGAGACCTATGACGTCGTGCGCTATCATTCACTGTCGATCCAGCCGGATGATCTTCCAGAAACGCTGATCGCAGACGCATTTACCGCTGACGGAGAAATCATGGCCGTGCGGCACACGTCCCGCCCGGTCTTTGGCGTTCAGTTTCATCCGGAGAGTATCCTGACCGAGCATGGTCACGCCCTGCTCAAGAACTGGCTAGACATCCAGGCCTAA
- the trpD gene encoding anthranilate phosphoribosyltransferase has product MTTHSISASLKLLAAGESLSATALEDAFGAILSGDVPVEQIGAFLMGLAVRGETGAELLAGAKTLRTNARKIDLDGPTLDTCGTGGLGWTSLNTSTASAIVIAAAGGRVAKHGNRSVPPKTGSADVLEVLGVELDLTEARFRDCIEGAGVGFLFARSHHSAMRHVAPVRASLGIRTIFNLLGPLSNPASATHQVLGVNEARWLKPMAEALRDLGIDRAWVVHGADSDGTVIDELSIAGETQVIEVKDGKLTELTIVPEDAGLGRNRLSALAGGPPEENAMAIRDLMDGRPGPFRDAVVLNAAAGLHVLGLVSDLKSGADKASQAIDSGAAAETLKTLAATSKGQTQ; this is encoded by the coding sequence ATGACCACACACTCGATATCTGCAAGCTTGAAATTGCTCGCCGCCGGTGAGTCGCTCTCGGCAACCGCCCTGGAAGATGCTTTTGGCGCCATCCTTTCAGGAGACGTGCCAGTTGAACAAATCGGTGCGTTTCTGATGGGTCTCGCGGTGCGCGGAGAGACCGGCGCGGAACTTCTCGCCGGGGCAAAAACGTTGCGCACGAATGCCCGGAAAATAGACCTGGATGGCCCGACCCTGGATACGTGCGGCACGGGCGGCCTCGGGTGGACAAGTCTCAACACCTCAACCGCCAGCGCCATCGTGATTGCCGCAGCCGGTGGGCGCGTGGCCAAGCATGGCAATCGATCCGTCCCGCCAAAGACCGGCAGCGCCGATGTGCTGGAAGTCCTGGGTGTGGAGCTTGATCTGACCGAGGCGCGGTTCCGGGACTGTATCGAAGGCGCTGGCGTGGGCTTCCTGTTCGCCCGCTCCCACCACAGCGCCATGCGCCATGTGGCACCTGTGCGGGCGAGCCTCGGCATTCGGACGATCTTCAACCTGTTGGGACCGCTCTCCAATCCCGCGTCCGCCACCCATCAGGTGCTCGGCGTGAATGAAGCGCGCTGGCTAAAGCCCATGGCCGAAGCGTTGCGAGATCTCGGGATCGATCGGGCCTGGGTCGTGCACGGCGCCGACTCGGACGGCACGGTCATCGACGAGTTGTCCATCGCCGGAGAAACGCAAGTGATTGAAGTCAAGGATGGCAAACTGACCGAACTCACCATTGTGCCGGAAGATGCGGGCCTCGGACGAAATCGGCTCAGTGCACTGGCCGGTGGCCCACCGGAAGAGAATGCCATGGCGATCCGCGACCTCATGGACGGACGCCCTGGCCCATTTCGGGACGCTGTCGTGCTCAATGCCGCTGCTGGCCTGCACGTCCTCGGGCTCGTCAGCGATCTGAAATCTGGGGCCGACAAGGCCTCGCAGGCCATCGACTCCGGCGCTGCCGCTGAAACGCTGAAAACGCTAGCGGCCACCTCAAAGGGCCAAACACAATGA
- the trpC gene encoding indole-3-glycerol phosphate synthase TrpC: protein MSTALDRIIAYKRDEVAQLKQTRSEQSLLADAAGQSAPRGFARRMSEIAETGENALICEMKRKSPSAGEILPGADPTDIAAQYERGGAACLSVLTDGPSFGGSLDDFGAIRSAVSLPMLRKDFMIDTIQVAEARAHGADAVLVILSCTDDALAFDLTQSAQDLGMDVLIETHDEAEIERALALPSSLIGINNRDLKIMKTDLATSEKLCGLIPEDRDYVSESGISEVEDVTRLRMTGARRFLIGESLMKRPDREQHVAALRQAT, encoded by the coding sequence ATGAGCACTGCGCTCGATCGGATCATTGCCTACAAACGCGATGAAGTCGCGCAGCTGAAGCAGACGCGCTCAGAGCAGAGCCTGCTTGCTGATGCGGCCGGCCAGTCTGCGCCGCGCGGTTTTGCGCGCAGAATGAGCGAGATTGCCGAGACCGGCGAGAACGCACTGATCTGCGAAATGAAACGCAAGAGCCCGAGCGCTGGTGAAATTCTGCCAGGAGCCGATCCCACTGATATTGCGGCTCAGTATGAGCGTGGGGGCGCGGCATGTCTGTCGGTTCTCACCGATGGACCAAGTTTTGGCGGGAGCCTCGACGATTTTGGCGCGATCCGGTCTGCAGTATCGCTCCCGATGCTGCGCAAGGACTTCATGATTGACACGATCCAAGTCGCTGAAGCGCGCGCGCATGGCGCGGACGCTGTTCTGGTCATTTTGTCTTGTACCGATGACGCTCTGGCGTTTGATCTGACCCAATCGGCGCAGGATCTGGGTATGGATGTTCTGATCGAAACCCATGATGAAGCCGAAATCGAACGCGCGCTCGCGCTTCCATCCTCGCTGATCGGGATCAATAATCGCGACCTGAAAATCATGAAAACAGACCTCGCTACCAGTGAAAAACTGTGCGGCCTGATCCCCGAGGACAGGGATTACGTGTCGGAGAGCGGGATCAGCGAAGTCGAGGATGTCACCCGGCTGCGAATGACCGGCGCGCGACGCTTCCTGATCGGTGAAAGCTTGATGAAGCGCCCGGATCGCGAACAGCATGTGGCCGCCCTGCGCCAGGCGACATGA
- a CDS encoding GNAT family protein: MTLSLRKFEKRDIGDLFSWFETEREALQWAGAALSWPLKRREFIALIKQHRGPSPVREVWAVMQGDEMVGHFQIGLNRRLRTAGLGRIAIAPIARGQGLSVSLMELILDRAFSYEWVHRADLLVYSHNQAAIRTYRAAGFQLEGTRRESTPIGDEIWDTHIMSLLRREFDKRTERE, translated from the coding sequence ATGACGCTCAGCCTGCGCAAATTTGAGAAGCGGGACATTGGTGACCTCTTTTCCTGGTTTGAAACCGAACGCGAGGCCCTGCAATGGGCCGGTGCCGCCCTCTCCTGGCCGCTAAAGCGAAGAGAGTTCATCGCCTTGATCAAGCAGCATCGCGGTCCGTCGCCCGTCCGCGAAGTCTGGGCGGTCATGCAGGGTGACGAGATGGTTGGGCATTTCCAGATCGGGCTCAATCGGCGGCTGCGCACGGCCGGACTCGGGCGGATCGCGATCGCGCCAATCGCGCGCGGACAAGGGCTCTCCGTGTCGCTTATGGAGCTGATCCTCGATCGGGCGTTTTCATATGAGTGGGTGCATCGGGCCGACCTGCTGGTCTATTCACACAATCAAGCGGCGATCCGGACCTATCGGGCGGCCGGATTCCAGTTGGAAGGCACGCGCCGGGAATCGACGCCGATTGGCGACGAAATCTGGGACACCCACATCATGAGTCTCCTGAGACGCGAATTTGACAAAAGAACAGAACGAGAATAA
- the lexA gene encoding transcriptional repressor LexA yields MLTTKQKELLLFIHERIKADGVSPSFDEMKEALNLASKSGIHRLIVALEERGFIRRLANRARALEVLKMPDSATPAAPPRGRQTFRPSVVGSKTPEMGRSTIPVLGRIAAGVPITAIQNEVDRVTPPEEYADSDAHYALEVKGDSMIEAGILDGDIVILRRTDSANSGDIVVALIDDEEATLKRLRKKGDSVALEAANPAYETRIFGPDRVRVQGQLVALIRKYE; encoded by the coding sequence GTGCTCACAACCAAGCAAAAAGAGTTGCTTCTCTTTATTCACGAACGGATTAAGGCCGATGGCGTTTCTCCCTCATTCGACGAGATGAAGGAAGCGCTGAACCTGGCTTCAAAGTCCGGCATTCATCGCCTGATCGTGGCCTTGGAAGAGCGTGGCTTCATTCGCCGCCTGGCCAACCGGGCGCGGGCGCTGGAAGTGCTCAAAATGCCCGATTCCGCCACACCCGCAGCGCCGCCTCGCGGCCGCCAGACCTTCCGTCCCAGCGTGGTTGGCTCGAAAACACCTGAAATGGGACGCAGCACCATCCCAGTCCTCGGCCGGATTGCGGCCGGTGTCCCGATCACTGCGATCCAGAACGAAGTCGATCGGGTGACACCCCCAGAAGAGTATGCCGACAGCGATGCCCACTATGCGCTTGAAGTCAAAGGGGATTCCATGATCGAGGCAGGCATCCTCGATGGCGACATCGTCATCCTGCGCCGCACTGACAGTGCCAATTCCGGCGATATCGTCGTGGCGTTGATTGATGATGAGGAAGCCACGCTCAAACGTTTACGCAAGAAAGGCGACTCGGTGGCTCTGGAAGCCGCGAATCCAGCCTATGAGACCCGCATTTTCGGCCCTGACCGCGTTCGTGTGCAAGGTCAGCTCGTCGCCCTGATCCGCAAGTACGAATAG
- a CDS encoding ComEC/Rec2 family competence protein, with product MRRFPSSLLQFTSRDRLPSYTAIGMLSGAVWYFSIDFEPSFTGLLAGAASTGALAWWSRRLRRVTILFVLAVFGFATVLGALAGSLATQRLSHVQLDQPVGPVLVEGWIVNAEPARRGVRVVIRTHAIDGLAEDQIPKTVRLTHIARFSTEPGRFVRCWSVLRPPPAPVIEGDYAFDRQAWYSGLGAVGFVQGRCQGGVIGAPTRATAAAALEIGQARRRLAQHVRAAAGERTGGFAAALASGDRSFLSQTDQEALRGAGLAHLLAISGLHMGIVGGLVFVMVWRGLALIEPVALQGSTKKPAAIAALLVCATYLIISGASVSTQRAFVMAVILFGAVLIDRAALTQRSLAVAMIVIIVIAPWSVLTPGFQMSFAATLVLIATYEAWQVRRRAQMKPQKGAAFWLKSLLMTSCVTSLATMPFAIYHFERVAGLGIIANTLAMPIISLLSAPLAACALVLAPLRLDEPVLWAFGITLEWVLAIAHTVGAWSLFEPLRLPKMPAASLALFSVSMCVICLSRAGHARVWIAVGVALIAGLTWFASAKDRVHWAPSGDVFLEPAHGEIERIRFIAGDGLGPLRFSGLEERVVCDGVDVCQLSYRSQKIILYGKQGPVPCDLVSSADIVLTNARAPRDCEAGDGTLILNWSDVMRENGITLERRGNAFHKKRKPDCGNRPWRPCR from the coding sequence ATGCGGCGTTTTCCGTCGTCCTTATTACAGTTCACCTCGCGAGATCGGCTTCCATCTTACACCGCGATCGGCATGTTGAGTGGGGCCGTCTGGTACTTCTCGATCGATTTTGAGCCTTCATTCACGGGGTTGCTGGCAGGGGCGGCTTCCACCGGGGCGCTGGCCTGGTGGAGCCGTCGGTTGCGACGCGTCACGATCCTTTTTGTGCTCGCTGTTTTCGGCTTCGCGACAGTATTGGGCGCGCTTGCCGGGAGCCTTGCGACGCAGCGTCTGTCGCATGTGCAACTCGATCAACCCGTGGGACCGGTCCTGGTCGAGGGCTGGATCGTCAATGCCGAACCCGCCCGGCGCGGCGTCAGGGTCGTCATTCGGACGCATGCCATTGATGGCCTGGCCGAAGACCAGATCCCGAAAACGGTTCGGCTGACGCATATTGCCCGATTTTCAACCGAACCGGGTCGGTTTGTTCGCTGCTGGTCGGTCCTGAGACCCCCGCCTGCGCCAGTCATCGAAGGAGACTACGCCTTTGATCGCCAGGCCTGGTATAGCGGCCTTGGCGCTGTGGGATTCGTTCAGGGACGTTGCCAAGGCGGAGTGATCGGTGCGCCGACCCGTGCGACGGCGGCCGCCGCACTCGAGATTGGCCAGGCCCGGCGGCGGCTAGCGCAACATGTACGAGCGGCTGCAGGCGAGCGCACAGGCGGCTTTGCAGCCGCGCTCGCATCCGGAGATCGAAGCTTCCTGTCTCAGACAGATCAAGAGGCGCTTCGAGGTGCGGGTTTGGCACATTTGCTGGCCATATCCGGGTTGCACATGGGAATCGTTGGGGGATTGGTGTTCGTGATGGTCTGGCGCGGTCTCGCCTTGATTGAGCCCGTGGCCTTGCAGGGATCGACCAAAAAACCGGCCGCGATCGCGGCTTTGCTGGTGTGTGCGACCTATTTGATCATCTCCGGCGCCAGCGTGTCGACTCAGCGCGCTTTTGTCATGGCCGTGATCCTGTTCGGGGCCGTCTTGATCGATCGCGCAGCGCTGACCCAACGATCTCTGGCGGTGGCGATGATCGTGATCATCGTGATCGCGCCATGGAGCGTTCTGACCCCGGGGTTTCAGATGTCGTTCGCCGCAACGCTTGTTCTGATCGCGACTTATGAAGCCTGGCAAGTCCGACGGCGGGCCCAGATGAAGCCTCAGAAAGGCGCGGCATTCTGGTTGAAATCACTCCTGATGACCTCTTGCGTGACCAGTCTCGCGACCATGCCATTTGCGATCTATCACTTTGAACGTGTCGCGGGCCTCGGAATCATCGCGAACACATTGGCGATGCCGATTATCAGCCTTCTGAGCGCGCCACTGGCTGCCTGCGCGCTCGTCCTGGCCCCTCTGCGACTGGACGAGCCAGTGTTGTGGGCGTTTGGGATCACGCTGGAATGGGTGCTCGCGATCGCGCATACCGTCGGAGCGTGGTCGCTGTTTGAGCCTTTGCGATTGCCTAAGATGCCCGCTGCGAGCCTCGCGCTGTTTTCAGTGTCGATGTGCGTGATCTGCTTATCACGCGCCGGGCATGCGAGGGTCTGGATTGCGGTCGGTGTGGCTCTGATTGCTGGCCTGACCTGGTTTGCGAGCGCAAAGGACCGAGTGCACTGGGCACCCTCAGGGGATGTGTTTCTGGAACCGGCGCACGGCGAGATCGAGAGGATCAGGTTCATCGCAGGCGACGGGCTTGGCCCATTGCGCTTTTCAGGGCTTGAAGAACGCGTAGTCTGTGACGGCGTCGACGTCTGCCAATTATCCTATCGCAGCCAGAAGATCATACTCTATGGAAAACAGGGCCCGGTCCCTTGTGACCTCGTCTCTTCCGCCGACATTGTGCTGACAAACGCTCGCGCGCCTCGAGATTGCGAGGCGGGTGACGGGACACTCATCCTGAATTGGTCGGATGTAATGCGTGAGAACGGCATCACGCTCGAGCGCCGGGGCAACGCATTCCACAAAAAGCGCAAACCTGACTGCGGCAATCGTCCATGGCGACCTTGCCGATAA
- the gltX gene encoding glutamate--tRNA ligase codes for MTVVTRFAPSPTGMLHIGGARTALFNYLFAKRHGGKFLLRVEDTDKARSTEEATQAILDGMDWLGLKADEAPVFQSKNAARHVECAEQMMANGTAFRCYATPEELQSRREAGESKRAEAKADGLSDAQRDTLLAEANELLAPYRSPWRDGGDPPTPDAPFTVRLRAPDDEEISVSDHVQGDVTLKTREIDDLILLRADGTPTYMLAVVVDDHDMGVTHVIRGDDHFRNTFRQLPIYSAMGWDVPEFAHVPMIHGSDGAKLSKRHGALSTLAYRDMGYLPEAMNSYLVRLGWSHGDQEVFTMDEAAAVFDLDGINKAPGRLDLEKLGDVNAHFMREIDEPRLIGLLRPEIEKLTPVDETLTERLQHAISTLKDRGQTLPELAESCRFLWDSNADKLNKKARKALREDGIKRLSELREALDAADSWTIEALQGVLDAYCAAHTLSMGQVGPPLRAALTGGLPAPDLAPVMYWLGREEVLVRIEKHLPAASG; via the coding sequence ATGACCGTCGTTACTCGCTTTGCTCCTTCTCCCACCGGAATGCTGCATATTGGCGGCGCAAGAACGGCCCTCTTCAACTATCTCTTCGCCAAACGCCATGGTGGAAAATTCCTGCTACGCGTTGAAGACACCGACAAGGCGCGCTCTACTGAAGAGGCCACACAGGCCATTCTGGACGGAATGGACTGGCTTGGATTAAAAGCGGACGAAGCACCTGTTTTTCAAAGCAAAAATGCCGCTCGACATGTAGAATGCGCCGAGCAAATGATGGCGAATGGAACCGCGTTCAGATGCTATGCGACGCCGGAAGAGCTGCAGTCGCGGCGAGAAGCCGGTGAATCCAAGCGGGCAGAGGCCAAAGCAGACGGCTTGAGCGATGCACAGCGTGACACACTGCTGGCAGAAGCAAACGAGTTGCTCGCGCCCTATCGGTCCCCTTGGCGCGATGGCGGCGATCCGCCGACCCCTGATGCCCCCTTCACCGTCCGCCTCCGCGCACCAGATGATGAGGAAATCTCCGTATCAGACCATGTCCAGGGCGATGTGACGCTGAAAACGCGTGAAATCGACGACCTGATCCTGTTGCGGGCTGATGGCACGCCAACCTATATGCTCGCCGTGGTCGTCGATGATCATGATATGGGCGTCACACACGTCATTCGCGGCGATGACCATTTTCGCAACACGTTTCGCCAGCTACCGATTTATTCCGCCATGGGCTGGGATGTGCCGGAATTCGCGCACGTGCCGATGATTCACGGCTCAGATGGCGCCAAACTCTCCAAACGACACGGCGCGCTCTCCACCCTCGCCTATCGCGACATGGGATACCTTCCGGAAGCGATGAATTCCTATCTTGTTCGTCTCGGCTGGAGTCATGGCGACCAGGAGGTCTTCACGATGGACGAAGCCGCCGCTGTTTTCGATCTGGACGGGATCAACAAGGCCCCGGGACGGCTCGATCTGGAAAAGCTGGGTGACGTCAACGCGCATTTCATGCGTGAGATCGACGAGCCGCGCCTGATCGGGCTGTTGCGGCCGGAAATCGAAAAACTGACTCCGGTTGACGAAACGCTCACTGAGCGCCTGCAGCATGCGATCTCGACTCTCAAGGACCGCGGCCAAACCCTGCCTGAATTGGCGGAATCCTGCCGTTTTCTTTGGGATAGCAATGCAGACAAGCTCAATAAGAAAGCCCGTAAAGCCTTGCGTGAAGACGGGATCAAACGACTATCAGAACTCCGTGAGGCACTAGACGCCGCGGATTCTTGGACTATTGAAGCATTGCAGGGTGTGCTGGATGCGTATTGTGCAGCGCACACACTCTCCATGGGACAGGTAGGACCGCCATTGCGGGCCGCGCTGACCGGAGGTCTGCCAGCGCCAGATCTCGCGCCCGTCATGTATTGGCTAGGCCGCGAAGAAGTCCTGGTTCGGATAGAGAAACATTTGCCTGCCGCGAGCGGGTAA